A stretch of DNA from Oreochromis aureus strain Israel breed Guangdong linkage group 23, ZZ_aureus, whole genome shotgun sequence:
TCAaccataagaaagagactgggcaaaaatggccttCATGGGAGAGTCTAAGAAGAACACCACATCTGCCAACAAACATCTGGATGACCCCAGAGACTCCTGGGAAAATCTTCTGACTGATGAGACAGAAGCTGAACTTTCtggaaggtttgagtcctgttacatctgCATCAGTCTAACAGCGTTTCATAAAGAGAACATCCCAGCAGCAGGTGGACAcagtggtggtagtgtgatggtctgggctGCTCTGCTGCTCCAGGATGACTCGCTGTAACTGAGGGAGCCATGAATTCTGCATTTCATATTTGCTTGGGTTATCTTTggctaatattaaaatttgtttgatctgaaacatgtaagtgtgacaaacgtGGAAAAACCAAGGTAATAAAGGAAGGGCCAAATACGTTTCCACGGTACCGTACCTCCACAGTAGTTTGGCTTTACTGTTAGCTTCCTGCGTGCTACGTTAGGTGTCACAGTGAACCGATGGATGCGTGCTGGATGGACTACACACAGCTGAGCAGTTTGGATCGGCCCTGGGCAGCTCGGTGTCTGATCCAGGCTTTCCAGTCGGGATTCATTGGCTGTATATTGGATTTATGCAAACTTATAATATTTATCTTGTTACTGTGACCAAAGTCTGTTTAAACAGGAACAAATTAGCAtacctcctctttctctctgtgctgtttAAGTGCTCTGACCTGGGGCTCTGATGCAAATGTATGacgagtgtgtgtttctgcagaaAGTGGATGTGACCAGTAAAGCAGTGGTAGAGGTGATCTCCAAAACATCAGAGTACCTTCAGCCTAACCCAGGTGAGGAGAAGACCAGTTTCCCTGCAGCTGCTTAGATTATTTAAACTCCGGTTAGTTTCACCTCCATTTCCTTTATTTTCACAGCATCGCGAGCCAAACTGTCCATGCTGAACACCATGTCCAAGATTCGCGGTCAGGTGAACAACCCAGGCTATCCTCAGGCTGAAGGGCTGCTGGGAGAGTGCATGGCCAAGTATGGGCGGGAGCTTGGAGAGGACACTAACTTTGGTAGGATGCGTGTCTGTATTCTGGTTTAGTGTCATATTTTCATGTCAGAATAGCACTTCTGTGAGTCAGTAGtggttttgatgtgtgtggttGTGGTAGTTTTGGGTGTGATAAATTTAAGCGGACCCAAAGCTTACCCAGAGTGTGCTGAAACACTTTGATTTGTGTGCTTGGATCCAGCACGTCTCTGCAGTTTGGCTCTAAAATCACATCTCCGCTTTCAATGTCTCTGTGTGTGGTTAAGGTGGCGCTCTGGTGGATGTAGGAGAGGCCATGAAGAGGCTGGCCGAAGTCAAAGACTCTCTAGACATTGATGTCAAACAGAACTTTATTGATCCACTGCAAGGGCTTTGTGACAAGGACCTGAGAGAGATCCAGGTATCATACACTGGAAATAAACTGTGATGTATAATTATACTGGTTAAGCTTTAATGTCTTTTATTAAATATCTTCTTCAAGTTTGAAGAAGCAGCACGATTGCTGTTTCTGTAAAATATTCAGTGAAAGACCTAAAGCGTCCATCTGAAACTCCTGACTGCTAAcgttagcattttttttaaatgacaaaagtCAGTGGGGCCAGTTTCATAACTAAACAGTAAATTTTCTGCAGCACTATCTGAAGAAGCTGGAAGGTCGCCGCCTGGACTACGACTACAAGAAAAAGCGTCAGGGAAAGATCCCGGACGAAGAGGTTCGACAGGCTCTGGAGAAGTTTCACGAGTCAAAGGAAGTGGCTGAGATGAGCATGTACAACCTGCTGGAGACCGATGTAAGGATTTATTAAGCGTGTTTGGCACATGAGCTTAAGCCCAATCCTGAATCCTGATCCTGAATCCACTTTTTTCTATCTCTAATATAGACATATTTCAAAAACATAACTGCGGACATTTTCAGCCTGGTGGTTCTTTAGATCTGATGCTGATATTACTGTATCATACAAAACTGTAGTGCTCTGTCTGGCCTGGTCAAATACAACCCACCCACAGAACAAACACACGTTACATTAGCTGGACCTGTACAAATTGATAAAGCACAGCCATTCAGCGCAACACTGAAGACAGCCTGCTAACGCCTGCAGCTCGGCAGTCACAACTTTTGATCTCTTTATGGTTCAGTACTTCTTATTCATAATAATCAAACTAATAATAAATCACTTCAGTTAAAGAATTCAATTTAGTAATGAAGGCTGGTCGACGGGGATGAGTAGGCTAATTGGGATGAAGTCTGTCAGTTTCATATTTCCTGTTATTTCTCTGGTGTCCTCCAATCTGTGGCCTGCGTCTGTGCTCGTTTTAATTTGGGACTTTGGAAACTAGCAGTTGGTGAAAAGTTGAATTGTTTCACAGTAAAAATCAGTTCATAATAAACAAAAGAGGTGAAACTCAAAGAcgaaatctgtgtgtgtgtgtgtgtgtgtagatcgAGCAGGTGAGCCAGCTGTCGTCTCTGGTGGAGTCCCAGCTGCAGTACCACAGACAGGCCGTACAGGTGTTGGAGGAGCTTTCAGGCAAACTCGGAGACAGGTGCAGTAATGAAACCCGATGATTTAGCACAGCTGACTGTGTTGGTGTCTGCGTATGTCTTTCAACGTGATGTGGAAGATgcatttgttcatgtttttgaaCAGGATGAATGAAGCTCAGTCTCGAACAAGACGTGAATAcacacccaaacccaaacccgtGTTTGACTTTGGAGACAACAACCATTCAAATGGAGGCTACTCGACCCCCATGGCTCCTCCCCCGTCACGCATCTCGGGTAAGAAACCTTTTAAGAGGACTTAAAAAAAGGTTCAGTGTGAACAAGTTGCCATGTTACAGTGAACAGAGTAACAAAAGATGGCATCTTggcaaaagaaaaagcagtACTGTCTCTTTATTGTTTTGTGTTCATGCTTCCAGTTGCAAAGCTGCATTAAGGCACCAAAGATGAGCCGCCCCGCCAGAATTTTAACAGCTAACCCTCCATCTGTTTGTGCCGACACAGCAGATGGGCTAAACCGAAGCAGTGTGCCCAAATAAACTTCAGTCCTTACAAATCTGACACAAAGTCAACTGAAAGTTCTTGGCATTGCCAGCAGGATTGCTCACCAAACAAGCGCCACTGAGTCCAGTGAGCATCTCCGTTTGTCTGCTGTGTGAGCgaggctttttaaaaatgatggcATGAAATGTCACTGAGTTGGTGATCATGACAGCAtggggtgtgtgcgtgtgtgtgtgtgtgtgtttgtcatctTTCCGGCCTTTCTCCAACCGACCTTG
This window harbors:
- the sh3gl1b gene encoding SH3-domain GRB2-like 1b; translation: MSVAGLKKQFYKASQMVSEKVGGAEGTKLDDDFRDLERKVDVTSKAVVEVISKTSEYLQPNPASRAKLSMLNTMSKIRGQVNNPGYPQAEGLLGECMAKYGRELGEDTNFGGALVDVGEAMKRLAEVKDSLDIDVKQNFIDPLQGLCDKDLREIQHYLKKLEGRRLDYDYKKKRQGKIPDEEVRQALEKFHESKEVAEMSMYNLLETDIEQVSQLSSLVESQLQYHRQAVQVLEELSGKLGDRMNEAQSRTRREYTPKPKPVFDFGDNNHSNGGYSTPMAPPPSRISAPEQPSCKALYDFEPENDGELGFREGDIITLTNQIDENWYEGTLNGQSGFFPLNYVEVLVPLPH